One stretch of Azotosporobacter soli DNA includes these proteins:
- a CDS encoding RNA methyltransferase, which translates to MAANVYVGLVHYPIYNKHEQVVATAITNFDIHDIARTTRTYGIATYFLIHPHEAQAQLANEIMEHWQQGGGAQYNPDRQEAFRVVEVAASIESTIAEIEKREGKRPRVVTTDARIFPNTVSYAKVREQISQGDEPVLLLFGTGWGIEKETMAAFDSILEPIYGPSDYNHLPVRAAVAIILDRLLGESWWTKA; encoded by the coding sequence GTGGCAGCTAATGTATATGTGGGATTGGTTCATTATCCAATCTATAATAAACATGAACAGGTGGTCGCGACCGCGATTACTAATTTTGATATTCATGATATAGCACGGACAACGCGAACGTACGGCATTGCGACCTATTTCCTGATTCATCCGCATGAAGCGCAGGCACAGTTAGCGAACGAAATCATGGAACATTGGCAGCAGGGCGGCGGCGCGCAGTATAATCCGGATCGCCAGGAAGCATTCCGAGTGGTGGAGGTCGCGGCCAGCATTGAGTCGACGATTGCCGAAATTGAGAAGCGTGAGGGAAAACGTCCGCGTGTTGTTACGACTGATGCGCGAATCTTTCCCAATACCGTTTCCTATGCCAAGGTACGCGAACAGATCAGTCAAGGCGATGAGCCGGTACTGTTGCTCTTCGGAACTGGTTGGGGAATAGAGAAGGAAACGATGGCGGCCTTCGACAGCATCCTAGAGCCGATTTACGGACCATCGGATTATAATCATTTGCCGGTTCGAGCCGCTGTGGCGATTATTCTTGACCGTTTGCTCGGAGAGTCTTGGTGGACAAAGGCGTAA
- the trmD gene encoding tRNA (guanosine(37)-N1)-methyltransferase TrmD: protein MRVDIISLFPEMFDGPFGHSIIKRAKDAELLSIGITNPRDFAFDKHKIVDDYPFGGGAGMVMKPEPLFRAVAYVTEQKSFLRRRIVLLCPGGTALTQDKVKELAAYEQLILLCGHYEGVDERVRTHLVDEVVSIGDYVLTGGELPAMVLTDAVARMLPGVLGSSSSAPHDSFYEGLLEHPQYTRPREFEGLEVPEVLVSGDHAKIDRWRRKQSLKNTLERRPDLLAGRELSKEDAKLLTEIKAERQADVSGS from the coding sequence ATGCGAGTTGATATCATCTCGCTATTTCCGGAAATGTTTGATGGGCCGTTTGGACACAGTATTATCAAGCGGGCGAAAGATGCCGAATTGTTGTCAATTGGCATCACGAACCCGCGTGACTTTGCCTTTGATAAACACAAAATCGTCGACGATTATCCGTTCGGCGGCGGCGCAGGCATGGTTATGAAACCGGAACCGTTATTTCGAGCGGTGGCTTATGTTACGGAACAGAAGTCTTTTTTGCGCCGGCGAATCGTTTTGCTGTGCCCCGGCGGCACAGCGTTGACGCAGGATAAGGTGAAGGAACTGGCTGCATATGAACAGCTAATCTTGCTTTGCGGCCATTATGAAGGCGTCGATGAACGTGTACGTACCCATCTGGTTGATGAAGTGGTATCGATTGGAGATTATGTGCTTACCGGAGGCGAATTACCGGCGATGGTGCTTACGGATGCTGTGGCGCGCATGCTGCCGGGCGTTCTGGGCTCGAGTAGCTCCGCGCCGCATGATTCTTTTTATGAAGGACTGCTCGAGCATCCGCAGTATACAAGGCCGCGCGAGTTTGAAGGCTTGGAAGTCCCGGAGGTGTTGGTGTCCGGCGATCATGCCAAGATTGATCGCTGGCGGCGCAAACAATCCTTGAAAAATACATTGGAGAGGCGACCGGATCTGTTGGCCGGCCGTGAACTCTCCAAGGAAGATGCCAAGCTGTTAACGGAAATCAAGGCGGAAAGGCAGGCCGATGTAAGTGGCAGCTAA